The uncultured Desulfovibrio sp. DNA window GCTGGGCTTAAGGCCTTTACCGCCGCAGTGCTCGGCGGCATTGGCTCCATCCCCGGCGCAATGGTGGGCGGGCTTGTGCTTGGCCTGGCCGAAAGCTTCACCACGGGCTATTTTTCCGGCAACTACGAAGACATGCTGGCCTTCGGCATTCTTATCCTCATTCTCATTTTCAGGCCCGATGGAATCTTGGGCAAAGCCACAGTGCAGAAGGTGTAGCCATGCAGCGCATACTTAAAGCCGCCATCGCCGCCCTGTGGTTCATGCTCCTCACCCTGCCGGTGCTGGGCATCAAGCTGAACACAGCGGCAAAAACAGTTGTTTGGCGTTTTGACCGCATATTCGCCCTGGGTGCAGGTATATTTGTGCTTGCCCTTATCTGGGACTGGTGCTTCAGCCGCAAGGCATCGGGCATGAAGATCATCACCCTGCCCAAGTGCTTCAACCTGGCAGAGATTATTGAATCATTCAGAAACAGCGCTGGGCTCCGCCTTGGCGGGCTTGCCGTGCTTGCCGTTGTGCTCATCGGCATGCCTCTGGTCAGCTCCTTCTATCAGACCAACATCATGATCTCCGCCCTGCTGTACGTCATGCTGGCGCTGGGCCTGAACATCGTTGTGGGTCTGGCGGGCCAGCTTGTGCTTGGCTACGTGGCCTTTTACGCCATTGGCGCGTACACGTACGGCCTGCTGAACCAGTATTTCGGCCTCGGCTTCTGGACCTGCCTGCCCATCGGCGGTTTCCTCACCGTGCTTTTCGGCCTTGGTCTGGGCTTTCCCGTGCTGCGGCTGCGTGGCGACTACCTCGCCATCGTGACCCTGGGCTTTGGCGAAATCGTGCGCCTCACCCTGCAAAACTGGAACACCGTCACCGGCGGCCCGCGCGGCGTCAGCGACATTCCGCGCCCCGGCTTTTTTGGCATGAGCATGGACATCACCCAGTCCACCACCTACATCTACTATCTGGTGCTGGCCGCTGTTGTAGTTACCATTGTTGTTATCACCCGGCTCAAGAATTCGCGCGTGGGGCTGGCCCTGCAAGCCCTGCGGGAAGACGAAATCGCCTGCGAGGCCATGGGCGTGGACATCACGCGGGTGAAACTCTCGGCCTTTGCGCTCGGCTCCTGCTGGGCTGGCTTTGCCGGGGTAATCTTTGCCGCCAAGACCACCTATATCAATCCCTCCAGCTTTACCTTCATGGAATCAGCCATGATTCTTTCCATGGTGGTGCTGGGCGGCATGGGCTCCATTGCGGGCGTGGTCATTGCAGCGCTGATTCTCATTCTTGCCCCGGAATATCTGCGGGCTTTCTCTGACTACCGCATGCTGCTTTTCGGAGCGATCATGGTGATTATGATGCTCTTCCGGCCACAGGGCCTCATCAGCGGTGAACGACGCCGCTACCGCATCAGCAACCTGCACGGTGCTGAAGGAGGCCGCTGATGAAACCGGTGCTGGAAGTAAAGGATCTTTCTCAGGATTTTGGCGGTCTCCGCGCACTTAACGAACTTTCGCTTACCGTGAACAGCGGCGAGATCGTTGCCCTTATCGGCCCCAATGGCGCAGGCAAGACCACGTTTTTCAACTGCGTGACCGGCATCTACACCCCCACTGAAGGGCAGATGTATCTGCACGACGCCACGGGCGAAAAACAGATGCTCAACGGCAAAAAGCCCCACCTTATCACGGCTATGGGCATGGCCCGCACGTTCCAGAACATTCGCCTTTTCAGCGAAATGACCGTGCTTGAAAACGTGATGATTGGCCGCCACTGCCGCACCAAGGCGGGCATTTTTGGCGCGATCGTGCGCGATGGCCGCACCCGCCGTGAAGAGCAGGACTGCATCGACCGCAGCTATGAACTTCTGGAACTGGTGAAACTTCAGGATTTCTGGAACGAAACGGCCAACAACCTGCCCTACGGCGCGCAGCGGCGGCTTGAA harbors:
- a CDS encoding branched-chain amino acid ABC transporter permease, whose amino-acid sequence is MQRILKAAIAALWFMLLTLPVLGIKLNTAAKTVVWRFDRIFALGAGIFVLALIWDWCFSRKASGMKIITLPKCFNLAEIIESFRNSAGLRLGGLAVLAVVLIGMPLVSSFYQTNIMISALLYVMLALGLNIVVGLAGQLVLGYVAFYAIGAYTYGLLNQYFGLGFWTCLPIGGFLTVLFGLGLGFPVLRLRGDYLAIVTLGFGEIVRLTLQNWNTVTGGPRGVSDIPRPGFFGMSMDITQSTTYIYYLVLAAVVVTIVVITRLKNSRVGLALQALREDEIACEAMGVDITRVKLSAFALGSCWAGFAGVIFAAKTTYINPSSFTFMESAMILSMVVLGGMGSIAGVVIAALILILAPEYLRAFSDYRMLLFGAIMVIMMLFRPQGLISGERRRYRISNLHGAEGGR
- a CDS encoding ABC transporter ATP-binding protein, with the protein product MKPVLEVKDLSQDFGGLRALNELSLTVNSGEIVALIGPNGAGKTTFFNCVTGIYTPTEGQMYLHDATGEKQMLNGKKPHLITAMGMARTFQNIRLFSEMTVLENVMIGRHCRTKAGIFGAIVRDGRTRREEQDCIDRSYELLELVKLQDFWNETANNLPYGAQRRLEIARAMATEPRMLLLDEPAAGMNPQETNELKELVCSIRDNQQLSILLIEHDMGMVMSLSDRIYVMEYGSCIATGTPAEIRTNPRVIKAYLGESDA